Proteins encoded together in one Penicillium digitatum chromosome 1, complete sequence window:
- a CDS encoding Allantoate permease → MCKTPELNSGRPGPEQTATTEEPPATTEEPPATAEEPPATTEDPPATTEEPPATAEEPPATTEEPPATAEEPPATTEEPPATAEEPPATTEDPPATTEEPPATAEEPPATTEEPPATAEEPPATTEEPPATCKVPSEEPACTTNWSRETRHCSRIASCVCCVCKKEIQHVRNYNRGHRDCTEPQDRH, encoded by the exons ATGTGCAAAA cccccgaactgaactctggtagacccggtcctgagcagaccgctaccactgaagaaccgcctgctaccaccgaagaaccgcctgctaccgctgaagaaccgcctgctaccactgaagatccgcctgctaccactgaagaaccgcctgctaccgctgaagaaccgcctgctaccactgaagaaccgcctgctaccgctgaagaaccgcctgctaccaccgaagaaccgcctgctaccgctgaagaaccgcctgctaccactgaagatccgcctgctaccactgaagaaccgcctgctaccgctgaagaaccgcctgctaccactgaagaaccgcctgctaccgctgaagaaccgcctgctaccaccgaagaaccgcctgctacctgtaaagtcccgtccgaggaacctgcctgcacgaccaactggtctcgagaaacgagacattgcagccgtatcgctagctgcgtgtgctgcgtatgcaagaaagaaatacagcatgttcgcaattacaaccgcggacatcgagactgcactgaaccccaagaccgacactga